Proteins encoded together in one Myotis daubentonii chromosome 17, mMyoDau2.1, whole genome shotgun sequence window:
- the LOC132219735 gene encoding E3 ubiquitin-protein ligase RNF4 — translation MSTRKRRGGAANSRQAQKRAREAAPTPVMALETEPIELVESAGDEIVDLTCESLEPVVVDLTHNDSVVIIDERRRPRRNTRRQRQDHADSCVVSSDDEELSRDRDVYVTTHTPRNAREETSPGLRPSGTVSCPICMDGYSEIVQNGRVIVSTECGHVFCSQCLRDSLKNANTCPTCRKKMSHKRYHPIYI, via the coding sequence ATGAGCACGAGGAAGCGTCGAGGAGGGGCAGCAAATTCCAGACAAGCCCAGAAGCGAGCTCGGGAAGCAGCCCCCACCCCGGTGATGGCCTTGGAAACAGAACCCATAGAGCTCGTAGAAAGCGCTGGCGATGAAATAGTGGACCTCACCTGTGAGTCTTTGGAGCCCGTGGTGGTGGACCTGACGCACAACGACTCTGTAGTGATCATTGATGAAAGGAGGCGGCCCAGGAGGAACACTAGGAGGCAGCGCCAGGACCACGCTGACAGCTGTGTGGTGAGCAGCGACGACGAGGAgctgagcagggacagggacgTGTATGTGACCACGCACACTCCCAGAAACGCCAGGGAAGAGACATCGCCGGGGCTCAGGCCCTCCGGCACGGTCAGTTGTCCGATCTGCATGGATGGATACTCAGAGATTGTGCAGAATGGGCGTGTCATTGTCTCTACAGAGTGTGGCCACGTCTTCTGCAGCCAGTGCCTCCGAGATTCCCTCAAGAACGCGAACACTTGCCCGACCTGCAGGAAGAAGATGAGCCACAAACGCTATCACCCCATTTACATCTGA